A region from the Desulfitobacterium dehalogenans ATCC 51507 genome encodes:
- a CDS encoding methyl-accepting chemotaxis protein codes for MHKGEVRTGNGKRNQAIQLISHIANEMEEVLNQSSNGDWTQVIEPLRQVINANIGNNEFLVINSLEGQALVHSNRFREGNFVTKGELEILGTKKAISQIYHRDTGEILLDVICPIYVNGEHRYAARMGIPIQKNKLSYAFALGLVPLLILGGSWTWISRSPVAISLSLFTLALGTLYSYSLHSKVISTLNETIRVTKSITRGNLTNAATIKSSNELSTLSYEVNKVNNGIKSIITDINTISKKSYEISNTQATHTKALAENYEHLAALFQEFSAGSVEQIDGMRKAAEQVAEIKSASERIRHSTQEVQSSSNSARQISHEGLLAVDEIVQEMKVISLSTYQANTSIQNLEEQATKIGEIVSIINGISDQTNLLALNAAIEAARAGEHGRGFSVVAEEIRKLANDSAESAHQIMELIHGVQDMVRSASEDMGKGLKEIDSGKAVIKKAGDAIHSLDQVIQTTGQKIQENFNDVNHLLLQSQNLAEVQNNSVSIASQFSLAAQQAAATMDGQMQSTQQVAAMAEELAKTSDHLDRFIKRFKL; via the coding sequence ATGCATAAGGGTGAGGTTAGAACCGGCAATGGGAAAAGGAATCAAGCCATTCAGCTAATTTCCCACATTGCAAATGAGATGGAAGAGGTTTTAAATCAGTCCTCCAATGGAGACTGGACACAGGTTATTGAGCCCTTACGTCAGGTCATCAACGCCAATATAGGGAATAATGAATTTCTCGTCATCAATAGTTTAGAGGGCCAAGCTTTAGTCCATTCTAACCGCTTTCGCGAAGGCAACTTTGTTACAAAAGGAGAATTGGAAATCTTAGGCACAAAGAAGGCTATATCACAAATCTATCACCGTGATACCGGCGAAATCTTGCTTGATGTCATCTGCCCTATTTATGTTAATGGTGAACATCGTTACGCAGCAAGAATGGGGATTCCAATACAAAAAAATAAACTCAGCTATGCCTTTGCTCTTGGTTTAGTTCCCCTATTAATTCTAGGAGGAAGCTGGACATGGATTTCCCGCTCTCCAGTGGCTATTAGCCTTAGCTTATTTACCTTAGCCTTAGGGACTCTTTATTCCTATTCTCTCCACAGTAAAGTTATTTCGACCCTAAATGAAACTATCAGAGTTACAAAATCGATCACCAGGGGTAATTTGACAAATGCTGCAACAATTAAATCGTCGAATGAGCTATCCACATTATCCTACGAAGTGAATAAGGTCAATAATGGCATAAAATCAATTATTACGGACATCAATACTATCTCGAAAAAATCTTATGAAATCAGCAACACTCAAGCTACTCATACCAAAGCCCTTGCCGAGAATTACGAACATTTAGCTGCTCTATTCCAGGAATTCAGCGCCGGATCTGTTGAACAAATCGATGGCATGAGAAAAGCTGCGGAGCAAGTTGCGGAGATCAAGTCTGCTTCGGAACGGATTCGCCATAGTACACAAGAGGTTCAGTCATCCTCAAACTCAGCACGGCAGATCAGTCATGAAGGATTACTGGCCGTAGATGAGATTGTCCAAGAGATGAAGGTCATTTCTTTATCAACATATCAAGCGAATACCTCAATCCAAAACCTTGAAGAACAGGCCACTAAGATCGGAGAAATTGTTTCCATTATCAATGGTATTTCTGATCAAACGAATCTCTTGGCCCTTAATGCGGCTATAGAAGCTGCGCGAGCTGGTGAACACGGGCGTGGCTTTTCTGTCGTTGCCGAAGAGATCAGGAAATTAGCTAATGACTCTGCTGAATCCGCTCATCAAATTATGGAGCTTATACATGGGGTTCAGGATATGGTACGTTCCGCCTCTGAAGACATGGGGAAAGGGTTAAAAGAAATAGATAGTGGTAAAGCAGTTATTAAAAAAGCTGGAGATGCAATTCATTCACTCGATCAAGTCATTCAAACGACTGGACAAAAAATTCAAGAAAACTTTAATGATGTCAATCACCTACTGCTTCAAAGTCAAAATCTAGCTGAGGTGCAGAATAATTCTGTCTCGATAGCTTCACAATTCTCACTCGCGGCCCAGCAAGCAGCCGCCACAATGGACGGACAAATGCAATCTACTCAGCAAGTCGCTGCAATGGCCGAAGAGTTAGCTAAGACATCGGATCATTTAGATCGCTTTATTAAGAGATTTAAATTGTAA